A single region of the Neisseriaceae bacterium genome encodes:
- the alr gene encoding alanine racemase, with the protein MRPLKAYIYLSHLVNNFIYLKQKHKGVSLAVLKADAYGHGAIRCAQALQEYADGFAVAFLEEALELRNHGITNPIILLEGVFSQTEYKAVDHYQLTPVIHHLQQVEWFLNHIWHNQIDVWIKLDTGMRRAGFMPMEFDNVLTKFKNHSRVNSIVDMTHFSSADELQSNFTRQQLDRFITTTHASGNLKSICNSSGVLYHPYAYQDIARIGIALYGLNPIPNIPKDIHLKPVMHLHSEVFSVRELKKGESIGYGGIFTAPYDMRVGLVACGYADGYPRVSSQDNFVWIDGVQSRVVGRVSMDMLSVELNRESQGIGSEVELWGEHISVSDIASKANTISHELLCHLKRAHKIYIE; encoded by the coding sequence ATGAGACCATTAAAAGCATACATCTATTTAAGCCATTTGGTTAATAATTTTATTTATTTAAAACAAAAACATAAAGGCGTTTCTTTGGCTGTGCTTAAAGCAGATGCTTATGGCCATGGTGCTATTCGATGTGCTCAAGCACTGCAAGAATATGCGGATGGTTTTGCAGTTGCTTTTTTAGAGGAGGCTTTAGAATTAAGAAATCATGGTATTACAAACCCTATCATATTGCTAGAAGGTGTTTTTTCACAAACAGAATATAAGGCGGTAGATCATTATCAATTAACACCAGTTATTCATCATTTACAACAAGTAGAATGGTTTTTAAATCATATATGGCATAATCAAATTGATGTTTGGATCAAGTTGGACACAGGTATGCGACGTGCAGGATTTATGCCGATGGAGTTTGATAATGTTTTAACAAAATTTAAGAATCACTCTCGAGTTAATAGTATTGTTGACATGACACATTTTTCTTCTGCAGATGAGTTGCAATCTAATTTTACTCGACAGCAATTAGATCGTTTTATTACTACCACGCATGCATCAGGTAATTTAAAAAGCATTTGTAATTCTTCAGGCGTTTTATATCATCCTTATGCTTATCAAGACATTGCTAGGATAGGTATAGCATTATATGGCCTTAATCCGATTCCTAATATACCCAAAGATATCCATTTGAAACCTGTCATGCATTTACATTCAGAAGTTTTTTCGGTCAGAGAGCTAAAAAAAGGTGAAAGTATTGGTTATGGTGGAATATTTACTGCACCCTATGATATGAGAGTGGGGTTGGTTGCATGTGGCTATGCAGATGGTTATCCAAGAGTCTCTTCGCAAGATAATTTTGTCTGGATTGATGGGGTACAAAGTAGAGTGGTGGGTAGAGTTTCTATGGATATGCTATCTGTAGAGCTTAACCGAGAAAGTCAAGGAATTGGTAGTGAAGTAGAACTTTGGGGAGAGCATATCTCCGTTAGTGATATTGCATCTAAGGCCAATACAATTTCCCACGAATTATTATGTCATCTCAAAAGAGCGCATAAAATCTATATTGAGTAA
- the gyrA gene encoding DNA gyrase subunit A: MSESFVAKETFPISLEEEMKQSYLDYAMSVIVGRALPDVRDGMKPVHRRVLYAMNELSNYWNKPFKKSARVVGNVIGKYHPHGDKAVYDTIVRMAQDFTMRYQLIDGQGNFGSIDGDGAAAMRYTEIRMHKIAQEILADLDKETVDFSPNYDNSEKEPVVLPSKIPILLVNGSSGIAVGMATNIPPHNISEVIDACVAVLDNEDISVDELIDIIPAPDFPTGATVYGISGIREGYRTGRGRVVIRGKTHIETIHKAGDRTAIVIDEIPYQVNKAKLVEKIGLLVRDKSINGIADLRDESDKSGIRIVIELKRNENAKVILNQLYKLTKLQDTFGINMVALVDGNPKQLNLKCFIVEFLKHRREVVYRRTVFELKKARNRGHVLEGLAVALTNVDEIIQLIKSSTTPWEAKTALLARTWRYGLVASMLERVDINLFRSEEISEDFGLKADGYQLSEVQAQAILDMRLQRLTGLEQDKIISEYEEVIEVMLDLTDVLAKRERVTEIIRHELNQIKIDFGDARKTEIDPIGGDIDDKDLIQPQDMIVTLSHEGYIKAQPVEDYQSQNRGGRGKQATATKEEDFIKTLFVANMHDYLLCFTSLGKCYWIKVYKLPIGSRVSRGRPVTNVLNLSDNETISAILPVKEFTDSEYVFMCTSLGIVKKTSLMNFSGAKNLGIAAITLSEQDSLVGVVKTSGMHEIMLFSDRGKVIRFDENGIRPTGRTSQGVRGMRLSDGSKVISLLAMHPETDKNAMVLTATENGYGKRTNIDSYPKGRRGNYGVIDIDTGQRNGMLVAASLVEETDDVMLITSGGILIRTYVNQIRETGRRAQGVRLINLDRGETLVCMEKVAESKEETEELID; the protein is encoded by the coding sequence ATGTCGGAGTCGTTTGTTGCTAAAGAAACATTTCCAATTAGTTTAGAAGAGGAAATGAAGCAGTCCTACTTAGATTATGCCATGAGTGTTATTGTTGGTAGAGCCTTGCCTGATGTGAGAGATGGAATGAAGCCCGTGCATCGAAGAGTACTTTATGCCATGAATGAACTAAGTAATTATTGGAATAAGCCCTTTAAAAAGTCTGCTAGAGTTGTGGGTAATGTGATTGGTAAATATCATCCTCATGGGGATAAGGCAGTTTACGATACGATTGTTAGGATGGCACAAGATTTTACTATGCGTTATCAATTGATAGACGGACAAGGTAATTTTGGTTCTATTGATGGAGATGGGGCTGCGGCTATGCGATATACTGAGATTCGTATGCACAAAATAGCCCAAGAAATACTAGCAGACTTAGATAAAGAAACTGTAGATTTCAGTCCTAACTACGATAATAGCGAAAAAGAGCCTGTGGTTTTACCCTCTAAGATACCCATTTTATTAGTCAATGGATCTTCAGGTATTGCTGTCGGTATGGCTACTAATATACCACCACATAATATTTCTGAAGTGATTGATGCTTGTGTAGCGGTATTAGATAATGAAGATATTTCAGTTGATGAATTGATTGATATTATTCCCGCACCAGATTTTCCTACGGGTGCAACTGTTTATGGTATCTCAGGGATAAGAGAAGGATATAGAACAGGTCGAGGCAGAGTGGTGATACGCGGTAAAACCCATATAGAAACCATTCATAAGGCAGGCGATAGGACAGCGATCGTTATTGATGAAATTCCTTATCAAGTCAATAAAGCTAAATTAGTGGAGAAAATTGGCTTATTGGTTAGGGATAAGAGTATAAATGGTATTGCTGACTTACGTGATGAATCGGATAAGTCTGGAATTCGTATTGTTATTGAGTTAAAACGTAATGAGAATGCAAAAGTTATTTTAAATCAATTGTATAAATTGACAAAATTACAGGATACTTTTGGCATAAATATGGTAGCTCTAGTGGATGGGAATCCTAAACAACTTAATTTAAAATGTTTTATTGTTGAGTTTTTAAAACATCGGAGAGAGGTAGTTTATAGGCGAACTGTTTTTGAACTTAAAAAGGCACGTAATCGAGGGCATGTATTAGAGGGGTTAGCAGTTGCGCTTACTAACGTAGATGAAATTATTCAACTAATCAAATCGAGTACTACACCTTGGGAAGCAAAAACAGCATTGCTAGCTAGAACCTGGCGATACGGTTTGGTTGCATCAATGTTAGAGCGGGTAGACATTAACTTATTTCGTTCAGAAGAAATTAGTGAAGACTTTGGATTGAAGGCTGATGGATATCAATTATCTGAAGTGCAAGCTCAGGCTATTTTAGATATGCGTTTACAGCGATTAACAGGTTTGGAGCAAGATAAAATCATTTCTGAGTATGAAGAAGTGATTGAAGTAATGTTAGATTTGACTGATGTTCTCGCTAAAAGAGAACGTGTTACTGAAATTATTCGTCATGAATTAAATCAAATTAAAATAGATTTTGGGGATGCTAGGAAAACAGAAATAGACCCTATTGGTGGCGATATTGATGATAAAGACTTAATTCAACCTCAAGATATGATTGTGACACTTTCACATGAGGGGTATATTAAAGCTCAGCCGGTGGAAGATTATCAATCTCAAAACAGAGGAGGCAGAGGGAAGCAGGCAACAGCAACTAAGGAAGAGGATTTTATTAAAACCCTTTTTGTTGCTAATATGCATGACTATTTATTATGTTTTACTTCTTTAGGGAAATGTTATTGGATCAAGGTTTATAAGTTACCTATTGGTAGTCGTGTCAGTAGGGGGAGGCCTGTGACCAATGTATTAAATTTATCTGATAATGAAACAATTAGTGCAATTTTACCAGTCAAAGAATTTACAGACAGTGAATATGTATTCATGTGTACTAGTTTAGGTATCGTGAAGAAAACATCCTTAATGAACTTCTCTGGTGCTAAAAATTTAGGGATTGCTGCTATTACTTTATCTGAGCAAGATAGCTTGGTTGGTGTTGTTAAAACAAGTGGAATGCATGAGATTATGTTATTTTCTGATCGGGGTAAAGTAATAAGATTTGATGAGAACGGTATTAGACCAACGGGGCGCACATCTCAAGGTGTCCGGGGTATGAGATTATCCGATGGTTCCAAAGTTATTAGTTTATTAGCGATGCATCCAGAAACGGACAAAAACGCCATGGTGCTAACCGCCACAGAAAATGGTTATGGTAAAAGAACGAATATTGATAGCTACCCTAAGGGGCGTAGAGGCAACTACGGAGTGATTGATATCGATACAGGGCAGCGAAATGGTATGTTAGTGGCAGCATCGCTTGTTGAAGAAACTGATGATGTGATGTTAATTACTTCGGGAGGTATTTTAATTCGTACGTATGTCAACCAGATTAGAGAAACAGGTCGAAGAGCACAAGGAGTTCGTCTCATTAATTTAGATAGGGGGGAGACCTTAGTATGTATGGAAAAGGTTGCTGAAAGCAAAGAGGAAACAGAAGAATTGATTGATTAG
- a CDS encoding DUF2331 family protein, which translates to MNKKNIWIFSSVIDNFGDAGVAYRIAREISLNKEFKIFLFIDDIITLAKLENSLSLQHQKQIRHNIIIIQWNSSCFSGLATPDIILETFGCFSEKPLNNQKLESIPQINIEYLSAEDWTLNYHLKPSLLGTQKKFFYFLGFNENSGGLFIENNYTQEEMEFKKHDTNILNFVQKYKIPFNLKRKKIFIFGYESNIWHQWTNIWRQLNINYELWIAEKKVLNSMRENRIHTVSLPFVNQTDFDKLLWLSDIAIVRGEDSFIRAQLAGIPFFWHIYPQKNQLHLKKLSAFWCQVTPYYENEIFFHHQRLSLALNEGIVLSDKECYTSWNILLQYQENWLKNTQSWRDFLLSQSTAYEKLTQFIKKQLELPL; encoded by the coding sequence ATGAACAAAAAAAATATATGGATTTTTTCATCGGTTATCGATAACTTTGGTGATGCAGGTGTTGCTTATAGGATTGCTCGCGAAATATCCTTAAACAAAGAATTTAAAATTTTTTTATTTATTGATGATATCATTACTTTAGCAAAACTTGAAAATTCCCTATCCCTACAGCATCAAAAACAAATCAGACACAATATAATCATCATCCAATGGAATTCATCTTGCTTTTCTGGCCTTGCCACTCCTGATATTATTCTCGAAACCTTTGGTTGTTTTTCAGAAAAACCACTTAACAATCAAAAATTAGAATCCATTCCACAAATTAATATCGAATACTTAAGTGCCGAAGATTGGACGCTTAATTACCATTTAAAACCCTCTTTATTGGGCACACAAAAAAAATTTTTCTATTTCCTTGGTTTCAATGAAAATAGTGGGGGGTTATTCATTGAAAACAATTACACACAAGAAGAGATGGAATTCAAAAAACATGATACTAACATATTAAATTTCGTACAAAAATATAAAATTCCATTTAACCTAAAAAGAAAAAAAATTTTTATCTTTGGCTATGAATCAAACATATGGCATCAATGGACTAATATCTGGCGTCAACTTAATATCAACTATGAGCTATGGATAGCTGAAAAAAAAGTATTAAACTCTATGCGAGAAAATCGTATTCACACAGTATCTCTTCCTTTTGTCAACCAAACGGATTTTGACAAACTACTATGGTTATCTGATATTGCCATTGTTCGTGGTGAAGATAGTTTTATTAGAGCTCAGCTCGCAGGAATTCCTTTTTTTTGGCACATTTATCCTCAAAAAAATCAATTACACTTAAAAAAATTAAGTGCCTTTTGGTGCCAAGTCACTCCATACTATGAAAATGAAATTTTTTTTCACCACCAACGTTTGTCACTAGCTCTAAACGAAGGGATTGTTCTCTCTGATAAAGAGTGCTATACCAGTTGGAATATATTATTACAATATCAAGAAAATTGGCTAAAAAATACACAATCATGGAGAGATTTTCTATTATCTCAATCTACAGCATATGAAAAATTAACACAGTTTATCAAAAAACAGTTAGAATTACCCCTTTAA
- the efp gene encoding elongation factor P, translated as MKTAQELRIGNVFMVGNDAMVVQKTEYNKSGRNAAVVKMKLKNLLNGNITESVYRADDKLDDIILEKKQCTYSYFSDPMYVFMDEEFNQYEIEADNMVNSIHYIVDGMEDICEVTFYQGKAISVELPTIIVREIQYTEPAVKGDTSGKVMKPATLIGGYEISVPSFVENGDKIEIDTRTNEFRKRA; from the coding sequence ATGAAAACAGCGCAAGAATTACGCATAGGTAATGTTTTTATGGTCGGAAACGATGCTATGGTTGTACAAAAAACAGAATATAATAAATCTGGTCGTAATGCTGCCGTTGTAAAAATGAAATTAAAAAATTTACTTAATGGCAATATCACTGAATCTGTGTATCGTGCTGATGACAAATTAGATGATATTATTCTTGAGAAAAAACAATGTACTTATTCCTATTTTTCTGACCCTATGTATGTCTTTATGGATGAAGAATTCAACCAGTATGAAATTGAAGCTGACAATATGGTTAATAGCATTCATTACATTGTAGATGGCATGGAGGATATTTGTGAAGTAACTTTTTATCAAGGTAAAGCAATATCTGTAGAACTCCCTACTATTATCGTTAGAGAAATACAGTATACAGAACCTGCTGTAAAGGGAGATACCTCAGGGAAAGTGATGAAACCGGCGACATTAATAGGAGGCTATGAAATAAGCGTGCCTTCCTTTGTTGAAAATGGAGATAAGATAGAGATTGATACTCGGACTAATGAATTCAGAAAAAGAGCCTAA
- a CDS encoding phosphopyruvate hydratase, which produces MSAIIDILAREILDSRGNPTVECDVLLESGAMGRAAVPSGASTGIKEAIELRDVDNVRYLGKGVLKAVTHINEEIADAVIGVEAEDQTYVDQVLIELDGTENKSRLGANALLAVSLAVAKASAEEAGLPLYRYIGGTGPMSLPVPMMNVINGGAHANNSLNIQEFMIIPAQFDSFREALRAGVEIFQHLKQICNKKAYPTTVGDEGGFAPNLNSHEQAIELIIEATERAGYKIGQEILLALDCASSEFYENKQYHLSAENKSLSSAEFVDYLVNLVNKYPITSIEDGMAEEDYEGWKILTDQLGKRIQLVGDDLFVTNPKILQDGIEQGLANAVLIKVNQIGTLSETLKTIDLAKRNSYTSIISHRSGETEDGTIADLAVATNCMQIKTGSLSRSDRTAKYNQLLRIEEQLGQMAYYPGKKAFYQLKK; this is translated from the coding sequence ATGAGCGCCATTATTGACATATTAGCTCGTGAAATTTTAGACTCACGTGGGAACCCTACTGTAGAATGTGACGTACTTTTGGAAAGTGGTGCCATGGGTAGAGCTGCAGTTCCCTCTGGTGCATCAACAGGTATAAAAGAAGCTATAGAATTAAGAGATGTTGATAATGTTCGCTATTTAGGTAAAGGTGTTTTAAAGGCAGTTACTCATATTAATGAAGAAATTGCTGATGCTGTTATAGGTGTTGAAGCAGAGGATCAAACTTATGTTGATCAAGTATTGATCGAGTTAGATGGTACTGAAAATAAATCACGCCTAGGTGCCAACGCATTGTTAGCTGTTTCGTTAGCAGTTGCAAAAGCATCAGCGGAAGAAGCAGGATTACCCCTTTATCGATATATTGGTGGTACAGGACCAATGTCTTTGCCTGTTCCTATGATGAATGTTATTAACGGTGGGGCTCATGCTAATAACTCTCTAAACATACAAGAATTTATGATTATTCCTGCCCAATTTGATTCCTTTAGAGAAGCTTTACGGGCAGGAGTGGAAATTTTTCAACATTTGAAACAAATCTGTAACAAAAAGGCTTATCCAACCACAGTAGGCGATGAAGGTGGCTTTGCTCCAAACTTAAATAGCCATGAACAGGCAATTGAGTTAATCATAGAAGCGACTGAAAGGGCAGGTTACAAAATAGGACAAGAAATTTTATTAGCTCTAGACTGTGCCTCTTCTGAATTTTATGAAAATAAGCAATATCATTTATCTGCTGAAAATAAATCTTTATCTAGTGCTGAGTTTGTTGACTATTTAGTAAATTTAGTTAACAAATACCCTATCACTTCTATCGAGGATGGTATGGCTGAAGAAGACTATGAAGGTTGGAAAATATTAACGGATCAATTAGGGAAGAGAATTCAGCTAGTCGGTGATGATTTGTTTGTCACTAATCCAAAAATTCTCCAAGATGGGATTGAACAAGGTTTAGCTAATGCCGTTCTAATCAAAGTTAACCAAATTGGTACACTATCTGAAACCCTAAAAACTATTGATTTAGCAAAAAGAAATTCTTATACCAGTATTATAAGTCATCGTTCTGGAGAAACAGAGGATGGGACTATTGCTGATTTAGCAGTAGCCACTAATTGTATGCAAATCAAAACAGGATCATTATCTCGTTCAGATAGGACAGCTAAGTATAATCAGCTGCTCAGAATTGAGGAGCAGTTAGGACAAATGGCTTACTATCCTGGTAAAAAAGCTTTTTATCAATTAAAAAAATAA
- a CDS encoding transglycosylase SLT domain-containing protein translates to MLKIKQRIILTSILGILLACANNNQEGNTHQTVQHFESRIIAPVTTFPKQNESKVMYDYSLYQTALISLKQKQTEDAYHFLSFQTGQQNSMVEQIRIGLLKILGKQANWAEFLSQYKLLPSNTNNLEVNCYATIAGYSQRGISLSNMSGELVKSNEKLPEGCNKMIEVAASRGMIDQNDVWRRVRILISNNYITLAKNLANAVGQPIPNISVYDGSKASKIAKIMPGITPKGRNRHDIDEFIYKLYGNVDQDDIGFVEGLVGLSKARDLDMVSALQHFNKSDKTQLSNEQWEWYARSALRLKLWSQLSQIIQMMPKKLRETPTWWYWQGRAKAALGDRTNARILYEKVVASGRNFYAILGHEELGKPLNVKSNTSGGRSSSAMALAQDSQIHRSLVLFRNSLDMGDRQMRIAAQDQWRYAIKNFADDKLILASQLALQNQFYEMSILSADMSDSLLDYQLRFPFPYKNIVEKYTDLYGIESAWVFGLIRQESRFIMIAKSSVGASGLMQIMPGTAQVIARKIGLDGYHLLNNMDNNINMGVWYLADLYKQFNSEPLATSAYNAGPGRAKRWRQNGLEGAVYVETIPFDETREYVKKVMSNTVYYSHLFSGFSNKSLKARLGFM, encoded by the coding sequence ATGCTAAAAATAAAACAAAGAATAATCTTAACTTCAATTTTGGGAATACTACTAGCTTGTGCTAATAATAATCAAGAAGGCAATACACACCAGACTGTCCAGCACTTTGAATCAAGAATTATTGCACCTGTCACAACCTTTCCAAAGCAAAATGAATCAAAAGTTATGTATGATTATTCTTTATACCAAACAGCTTTGATTTCATTAAAACAGAAACAAACAGAAGATGCATACCACTTTTTATCTTTTCAAACGGGTCAACAAAATAGTATGGTTGAACAGATAAGGATAGGATTGTTAAAAATTTTAGGTAAGCAGGCCAATTGGGCAGAATTTCTAAGTCAGTATAAATTGTTACCCTCCAATACCAATAATCTGGAAGTCAATTGTTATGCAACTATAGCTGGATATTCACAAAGAGGAATATCATTATCTAATATGTCTGGAGAGTTGGTTAAGAGTAATGAAAAACTACCAGAAGGTTGTAATAAAATGATAGAAGTAGCCGCTTCTAGAGGGATGATCGACCAAAATGATGTGTGGAGAAGAGTAAGAATACTAATTTCTAATAATTATATTACGTTAGCAAAAAATTTGGCTAATGCAGTTGGACAACCAATACCCAATATATCGGTATATGACGGTTCTAAAGCCTCCAAAATAGCCAAGATTATGCCCGGTATTACCCCAAAAGGTAGGAATAGGCATGATATTGATGAATTTATTTACAAGTTATATGGCAATGTAGATCAAGATGATATTGGTTTTGTAGAGGGATTGGTGGGGCTTTCTAAAGCCAGAGACTTGGATATGGTATCTGCATTGCAACATTTTAATAAATCTGATAAAACACAATTATCTAATGAGCAGTGGGAGTGGTATGCTCGTTCAGCACTCCGTTTAAAATTGTGGAGTCAACTTAGTCAGATTATTCAAATGATGCCAAAAAAATTGCGTGAGACACCAACTTGGTGGTACTGGCAAGGTAGGGCAAAAGCTGCTTTAGGTGATAGGACGAATGCAAGAATATTGTATGAAAAAGTAGTGGCAAGTGGAAGAAACTTTTATGCAATTTTAGGGCATGAAGAGTTGGGTAAGCCTTTAAATGTGAAATCTAATACTTCAGGTGGGCGTTCCTCTTCAGCAATGGCTTTAGCACAAGATAGTCAGATTCATCGATCATTGGTTTTATTTAGGAACTCATTGGATATGGGGGATCGTCAAATGAGAATAGCAGCTCAAGATCAATGGCGATATGCTATCAAAAATTTTGCAGACGATAAACTTATTTTAGCTTCTCAGTTGGCGTTACAAAATCAATTTTATGAAATGTCTATTTTAAGTGCAGATATGAGTGATAGTTTGTTAGACTATCAGTTAAGATTTCCATTTCCTTATAAAAATATTGTTGAGAAATATACTGACCTTTATGGTATAGAATCTGCATGGGTATTTGGATTAATTCGACAAGAAAGTCGTTTTATTATGATCGCTAAAAGCTCAGTGGGAGCATCAGGATTGATGCAAATTATGCCTGGAACCGCACAAGTGATTGCTCGAAAAATTGGTCTAGATGGGTATCACTTATTAAATAATATGGATAATAATATTAATATGGGGGTATGGTATTTGGCTGATTTATATAAACAATTTAACTCAGAGCCATTGGCTACTTCAGCTTACAACGCAGGTCCAGGAAGGGCTAAAAGGTGGCGTCAAAATGGCTTAGAAGGTGCTGTTTATGTAGAAACAATTCCTTTTGATGAAACTAGAGAATACGTAAAAAAAGTCATGAGTAATACTGTTTATTACTCTCACTTATTTAGTGGTTTTTCAAACAAAAGTCTGAAAGCACGTCTAGGTTTTATGTAA
- a CDS encoding TrkH family potassium uptake protein has protein sequence MVNRFLPIIYNLARLNILFSCLLWAPALASYYFGDGLLETWLFTSLVMIISSFIIRQLTKKYNRELQARDGFLLAFLLWILFAFAASIPIYFSDSLSFTDAYFEAISGLTTTGSSVFANVEHLQPSLNLWRHMLNWFGGMGIIVLAVAIIPTLGIGGMNILRAEITGVNKDKKLTPRIAQTAKSLWGIYIIFTVIVVIVLKLAGMSWFDAVCHAFSSISLGGFSTYSDSIGHFNSVTIEIILMITMLIGAISFLNHIMVIKNRSLIIYWKDEEVRIFLKVLLLSILISTVYLWYMGFYGQGLSGFLTSLRYVAFNYVSIGTACGFSSVDFTQWPIYVGIIMYMLANILSNSGSTGGGIKMIRIIIQFKFMYREMLLLIHPNAVKTVKVNGNIVPNKISLNVMAFILVYLMTVVIATLILLFTGVDAVSAFSFIIASITNAGPGLGYLGPMADLNILSDFQKWVCAFTMLIGRLEIFTVFILFLPVYWES, from the coding sequence ATGGTTAATCGTTTTTTACCAATTATTTACAATCTTGCGAGATTGAATATTTTGTTTTCTTGCCTATTATGGGCTCCAGCACTGGCTTCTTATTACTTTGGCGATGGGCTTCTAGAAACTTGGTTGTTTACCTCGTTAGTAATGATTATTTCGTCTTTTATAATTAGGCAGTTGACTAAAAAATATAATAGAGAGTTACAAGCAAGAGATGGTTTTTTATTAGCTTTCTTATTATGGATTTTATTTGCTTTTGCAGCGTCTATCCCTATCTATTTTTCGGACAGTTTGAGTTTTACAGACGCTTATTTTGAGGCTATTTCAGGCTTAACGACAACTGGTTCTAGTGTTTTTGCCAATGTTGAGCATTTGCAACCTTCGCTAAATTTATGGCGACATATGCTTAATTGGTTCGGTGGTATGGGGATTATAGTGTTGGCAGTAGCGATTATCCCAACCCTAGGTATTGGTGGAATGAATATTTTGAGAGCGGAGATTACAGGAGTCAATAAAGATAAAAAATTAACACCCAGAATTGCACAAACAGCTAAATCTTTGTGGGGGATTTATATAATTTTTACTGTTATCGTTGTGATAGTACTTAAATTAGCTGGGATGAGTTGGTTTGATGCGGTGTGCCATGCATTCTCCAGTATTTCTTTAGGTGGGTTTTCAACTTATTCAGACAGTATTGGTCATTTTAATTCAGTTACAATTGAGATAATTTTGATGATCACGATGTTAATTGGGGCTATTAGTTTTTTGAATCATATAATGGTCATAAAAAATAGAAGCCTCATCATATACTGGAAAGATGAAGAGGTGAGAATATTTTTAAAAGTATTACTTTTGAGTATTTTAATTTCTACAGTTTATTTATGGTATATGGGATTTTATGGACAAGGATTATCTGGTTTTTTGACTTCACTAAGGTATGTTGCATTTAATTATGTTTCGATTGGTACAGCTTGTGGATTTAGTTCAGTAGATTTTACTCAATGGCCGATATATGTTGGGATAATCATGTATATGTTGGCGAACATATTGTCAAATTCTGGGTCAACTGGTGGTGGTATTAAAATGATTCGTATTATTATTCAGTTCAAGTTTATGTACCGAGAAATGTTGTTGTTAATTCATCCTAACGCGGTTAAAACCGTTAAGGTAAATGGTAATATTGTTCCCAATAAGATATCATTAAATGTGATGGCATTCATTTTAGTGTATTTGATGACTGTGGTGATTGCGACTTTAATATTACTTTTTACCGGAGTAGATGCTGTTTCAGCGTTTTCCTTTATTATTGCCTCAATCACAAATGCAGGTCCAGGACTTGGATATCTTGGTCCCATGGCGGACTTAAATATTTTGAGTGATTTTCAAAAATGGGTGTGTGCTTTCACTATGTTGATTGGTCGATTAGAAATTTTTACCGTATTTATTTTATTTTTACCCGTGTATTGGGAAAGTTAA